The proteins below are encoded in one region of Brassica napus cultivar Da-Ae chromosome A6, Da-Ae, whole genome shotgun sequence:
- the LOC106397066 gene encoding abscisic acid receptor PYR1-like isoform X1 — protein MADSEPIREEEQETLHHQMIPSELTHDEFAELTDSITEFHTYQLGPGRCSSLLAQRIQSPPETVWSVVRRFDRPQVYKHFIKRCSVEEGFEMRVGCTRYVDVISGLPANTSRERLDLLDDERRVTGFSITGGEHRLRNYKSVTTVHGFERDGRIWTVVLESYVVDVPEGNTEEDTRLFADTVIKLNLQKLASITEGMSRNSRDGGNPPVM, from the coding sequence ATGGCAGATTCAGAGCCAATCAGAGAAGAGGAACAAGAGACTCTCCATCACCAAATGATTCCTTCCGAGCTGACTCACGACGAGTTCGCCGAGCTAACCGACTCAATCACCGAGTTCCACACCTACCAACTCGGTCCCGGTCGCTGCTCCTCCCTCCTCGCCCAACGCATCCAGTCCCCTCCGGAGACCGTCTGGTCCGTCGTGAGACGCTTCGACCGTCCCCAGGTTTACAAACACTTCATCAAAAGATGCTCCGTCGAAGAAGGCTTCGAGATGCGAGTGGGGTGCACGCGCTACGTGGACGTGATCAGCGGCCTTCCGGCGAACACGTCGAGGGAGAGGCTCGATCTCCTCGACGACGAGCGGAGAGTGACGGGGTTTAGCATCACCGGAGGCGAGCACAGGCTGAGGAATTACAAGTCGGTGACGACGGTTCATGGCTTCGAGAGAGATGGACGGATCTGGACCGTTGTTCTTGAATCCTACGTCGTGGATGTGCCGGAGGGGAACACGGAGGAGGATACGCGTTTGTTTGCCGATACTGTGATTAAACTGAATCTTCAGAAGCTCGCGTCGATCACTGAAGGTATGAGTCGGAATTCCCGCGACGGAGGAAACCCTCCGGTGATGTGA
- the LOC111198765 gene encoding uncharacterized protein LOC111198765, whose translation METMEQQRHSLSSVPMLSRLDHLDFVTNNLERQQNLPKWKGESSSITRGLIGSGMMVREAYFKGSLLDRIATLDTRLLQICLELESSNASSNSIGESGETSSQRIKRDLTKTVLPIFNSYINPFHTPLQHPQDPREIETKIKEETEMEINIEKPLLENKKKNIW comes from the exons ATGGAGACGATGGAGCAACAAAGACATTCACTCTCTTCAGTGCCTATGCTCTCTAGGCTTGATCACTTAGATTTCGTT ACAAATAATCTAGAAAGGCAACAAAACCTTCCTAAATGGAAAGGCGAAAGCTCATCTATTACACGCGGATTAATTGGTAGCGGCATGATGGTTAGAGAAGCTTATTTTAAAGGATCGTTACTTGACAGAATCGCTACTCTAGACACCAGGCTTCTCCAG ATTTGTTTGGAGTTGGAATCTAGTAATGCATCTTCTAATTCAATTGGGGAGTCTGGTGAAACATCAAGCCAGaggattaagagagatttgacAAAGACAGTACTACCCATTTTTAATAGCTACATTAATCCTTTTCATACTCCCTTGCAACATCCACAAGACCCTAGG GAAATTGAAACGAAGATTAAAGAAGAGACAGAGATGGAGATAAATATTGAGAAACCATTATtggagaataagaagaagaacataTGGTGA
- the LOC106397066 gene encoding abscisic acid receptor PYL1-like isoform X2: MADSEPIREEEQETLHHQMIPSELTHDEFAELTDSITEFHTYQLGPGRCSSLLAQRIQSPPETVWSVVRRFDRPQVYKHFIKRCSVEEGFEMRVGCTRYVDVISGLPANTSRERLDLLDDERRVTGFSITGGEHRLRNYKSVTTVHGFERDGRIWTVVLESYVVDVPEGNTEEDTRLFADTVIKLNLQKLASITEG; encoded by the exons ATGGCAGATTCAGAGCCAATCAGAGAAGAGGAACAAGAGACTCTCCATCACCAAATGATTCCTTCCGAGCTGACTCACGACGAGTTCGCCGAGCTAACCGACTCAATCACCGAGTTCCACACCTACCAACTCGGTCCCGGTCGCTGCTCCTCCCTCCTCGCCCAACGCATCCAGTCCCCTCCGGAGACCGTCTGGTCCGTCGTGAGACGCTTCGACCGTCCCCAGGTTTACAAACACTTCATCAAAAGATGCTCCGTCGAAGAAGGCTTCGAGATGCGAGTGGGGTGCACGCGCTACGTGGACGTGATCAGCGGCCTTCCGGCGAACACGTCGAGGGAGAGGCTCGATCTCCTCGACGACGAGCGGAGAGTGACGGGGTTTAGCATCACCGGAGGCGAGCACAGGCTGAGGAATTACAAGTCGGTGACGACGGTTCATGGCTTCGAGAGAGATGGACGGATCTGGACCGTTGTTCTTGAATCCTACGTCGTGGATGTGCCGGAGGGGAACACGGAGGAGGATACGCGTTTGTTTGCCGATACTGTGATTAAACTGAATCTTCAGAAGCTCGCGTCGATCACTGAAG GATAA
- the LOC125610045 gene encoding uncharacterized protein LOC125610045 — protein MGLCAAILERETPRPDKGRDTVLWKHGIDDYQDHFSTKSTWEQIRSKRAVVEWSRVVWFTQGVPRFAFITWLAMKNKLSTGDRMRQWGMVQGCELCGERDETRDHIFFACPYTYTVWESLARRLVGRGINPDWQWTVQHIQRMRPLEMDTILAKLLLQTTIYHVWRERNARRHQQTRVPTDHLRRIIDKAVRNRIISLKYKYAHKYGGLLQRWFLLTS, from the coding sequence ATGGGTCTATGTGCTGCCATATTGGAGAGGGAAACGCCGAGACCTGACAAGGGTAGGGACACTGTCTTGTGGAAGCATGGGATTGATGACTATCAAGACCATTTCTCCACTAAGAGCACGTGGGAACAAATAAGGTCTAAGCGGGCTGTAGTAGAGTGGAGTCGAGTTGTTTGGTTCACGCAAGGAGTTCCACGATTTGCTTTCATTACTTGGTTGGCTATGAAGAATAAATTGTCTACAGGTGATCGTATGAGGCAATGGGGGATGGTACAAGGCTGTGAGCTCTGTGGAGAAAGGGATGAAACGAGAGACCATATCTTTTTTGCTTGTCCTTATACCTATACAGTGTGGGAAAGCTTGGCTCGGAGACTTGTTGGTAGAGGCATAAACCCCGACTGGCAATGGACAGTACAACATATACAGAGAATGCGGCCGTTGGAAATGGACACTATCTTGGCCAAACTTCTGCTGCAAACCACAATCTACCATGTCTGGCGGGAGAGGAATGCGCGACGACACCAGCAGACTAGAGTCCCCACTGATCACTTGCGCCGGATCATAGATAAGGCAGTGCGAAACAGAATTATTTCACTTAAATACAAGTATGCTCACAAGTATGGAGGATTACTTCAGAGATGGTTCCTACTCACTTCCTAA